A genome region from Brassica oleracea var. oleracea cultivar TO1000 chromosome C2, BOL, whole genome shotgun sequence includes the following:
- the LOC106323773 gene encoding uncharacterized protein LOC106323773 → MSSQSNLIHQGGNPSSARRNLDLAAEDEIIRIPACDLSEASERFKRTLIGRVLHRGGRSVEAMIALLPRARIWNVEGRARGVNLGNGWFRFDFDKEEDLVMVLNKRPCHFNHWIFALERWEPSTSENFPNTIPFWIKITGVPVHFWNDYTFNSIAKALDKKVDIDAKNARIQDADQPLKMEAEVEFPNGDFGKVYMTYAGLNRHCYGCKRISHDIYSCLDLAQEEREKKIKEFRELNASASQAHTYQALAGPGGGRLQGQCTK, encoded by the coding sequence ATGAGTTCACAGTCAAACCTAATCCATCAAGGAGGCAACCCTTCCTCAGCACGGCGTAATCTGGATCTGGCAGCGGAGGATGAGATTATCCGCATCCCAGCATGTGATCTGTCTGAGGCGTCTGAACGTTTCAAGAGAACACTTATTGGTAGAGTCCTTCACAGAGGAGGAAGAAGTGTTGAAGCGATGATTGCCCTCCTTCCGAGAGCTCGTATCTGGAACGTGGAAGGGAGAGCACGCGGGGTGAATCTGGGTAACGGCTGGTTCCGCTTTGATTTTGATAAGGAGGAAGATCTCGTCATGGTTCTGAATAAGAGGCCTTGTCACTTTAATCATTGGATCTTTGCTCTGGAACGATGGGAACCATCAACAAGCGAAAACTTCCCCAACACGATCCCTTTTTGGATCAAGATCACGGGTGTACCAGTGCACTTCTGGAATGATTATACCTTCAATTCAATTGCAAAAGCACTGGACAAGAAGGTGGATATTGATGCAAAGAACGCTCGTATCCAAGATGCAGATCAACCTCTAAAGATGGAGGCAGAAGTGGAATTTCCCAATGGAGATTTCGGAAAAGTATACATGACATACGCAGGCCTCAACCGTCACTGCTATGGATGTAAACGTATCTCCCATGATATTTACTCTTGTTTGGATCTGGCTCAGGAGGAGCGTGAGAAAAAGATAAAAGAATTTCGGGAGCTCAACGCATCGGCCTCTCAAGCCCACACGTACCAAGCTCTGGCTGGACCGGGGGGGGGGAGACTACAAGGGCAGTGCACCAAGTAA
- the LOC106325884 gene encoding galactose oxidase-like yields MAAEAKPQIVTHVNKLNYFSILLLLSFNVASGAGGTWKLLLNEVGISAMHSQLLINDRVIMYDRSNFGPSKISLPSGACRDSPNDVVSKRDCSAHSIEYDVAFNSIRPLIIESNTWCSSGGVTREGALLQTGGDKEGERKARMFYPCDDESCDWTEVDNALNVRRWYATNHVLPDGRQIIVGGRNQFNFEFFPKTKAPSLYKLPFLSETYDVGQENNLYPFIFLNSDGNLFIFANNKAILLDYNKNTVVKTYPKIPGGDPRSYPSTGSAVLLPIKNLEAEVVEMEVLVCGGAPKRSYLLALYKNTFVKALDTCARIKINDDKPQWVLEKMPRSRVMGDMILLPNGHVLLINGGSSGSAGWELGREPVLNPDLYHPNKPVGSRFQVQNPSTIPRMYHSTAGLLRDGRVLVGGSNPHQFYNFTDVLFPTELRLEAFSPSYLESQYWSIRPRIISLLSHSTVNYGGILRLRFMVFGIGGVRSPVKVTMVFPSFTSHSFSMSQRLLVLDHVELVRIGVWTYEVRVKAPRYKNIAPPGYYMAFVVNQDIPSEGIWVRLQ; encoded by the coding sequence ATGGCAGCAGAAGCCAAACCTCAAATCGTCACCCACGTCAACAAACTCAATTACTTCTCTATCCTCCTCCTCCTCTCCTTCAACGTAGCATCCGGCGCCGGAGGAACATGGAAGCTTCTCTTAAACGAGGTCGGAATCTCAGCAATGCACTCACAACTCCTCATCAACGACCGGGTCATAATGTACGATCGTTCCAACTTCGGTCCTTCAAAAATCTCTCTCCCTAGCGGAGCCTGCCGCGACAGCCCAAACGACGTCGTTTCCAAACGTGACTGCTCGGCGCACTCCATCGAATACGACGTCGCTTTTAACAGCATCCGTCCTTTAATCATTGAATCAAACACATGGTGCTCCTCAGGAGGAGTCACTCGAGAGGGAGCTCTCCTCCAGACGGGAGGAGACAAAGAAGGGGAACGTAAAGCTAGAATGTTCTATCCTTGCGACGACGAGTCATGTGATTGGACAGAAGTTGATAACGCACTTAACGTAAGAAGATGGTACGCTACGAATCATGTTCTTCCAGATGGTCGTCAGATCATAGTAGGAGGTCGAAACCAGTTCAACTTCGAGTTCTTCCCTAAGACAAAAGCTCCAAGTCTCTACAAGTTACCGTTCTTGTCCGAAACCTACGATGTGGGACAAGAAAACAATCTCTACCCTTTCATTTTCCTCAACAGCGACGGAAACTTATTCATATTCGCTAACAACAAAGCCATTTTGCTAGACTATAATAAGAACACTGTCGTGAAAACGTATCCGAAGATCCCTGGAGGCGATCCGAGAAGCTATCCGAGCACTGGTTCAGCTGTTCTTCTCCCCATCAAGAACCTTGAAGCTGAGGTTGTCGAGATGGAAGTTCTGGTGTGCGGCGGTGCACCGAAAAGATCATACCTCCTCGCTTTATATAAAAACACTTTTGTCAAAGCTCTTGACACGTGTGCAAGAATCAAGATCAATGATGATAAACCTCAATGGGTTCTCGAGAAGATGCCTAGGTCGAGAGTAATGGGAGATATGATCCTTTTACCTAACGGACATGTTCTGTTAATTAACGGTGGCTCATCAGGCTCTGCTGGTTGGGAGCTAGGTCGTGAACCGGTTTTGAACCCTGACCTTTATCATCCCAATAAACCGGTCGGTTCGAGATTCCAAGTTCAGAATCCTAGTACTATACCAAGAATGTACCATTCAACCGCCGGTTTACTCCGTGACGGTAGAGTTCTTGTCGGAGGAAGCAACCCACATCAGTTTTATAATTTCACCGACGTTCTTTTCCCGACGGAGCTTAGGCTAGAAGCTTTCTCTCCGTCGTATTTGGAATCTCAGTATTGGAGTATACGTCCGAGGATTATTAGTCTTTTATCACACTCTACCGTTAACTACGGTGGAATCTTGAGGCTGAGGTTTATGGTGTTCGGTATAGGAGGAGTGCGAAGTCCGGTTAAGGTGACGATGGTGTTTCCTTCGTTTACTTCTCATTCCTTCTCGATGAGTCAGAGACTTTTGGTTCTTGATCATGTTGAGTTAGTGAGGATAGGAGTGTGGACTTATGAGGTTAGGGTTAAGGCACCAAGATATAAGAACATTGCACCACCTGGTTATTACATGGCTTTTGTTGTGAACCAAGATATACCGAGTGAAGGTATTTGGGTAAGGTTGCAGTGA
- the LOC106318878 gene encoding histone H3.3, producing MARTKQTARKSTGGKAPRKQLATKAARKSAPTTGGVKKPHRYRPGTVALREIRKYQKSTELLIRKLPFQRLVREIAQDFKTDLRFQSHAVLALQEAAEAYLVGLFEDTNLCAIHAKRVTIMPKDIQLARRIRGERA from the exons ATGGCTCGTACGAAGCAGACTGCTAGGAAATCCACCGGAGGAAAAGCTCCCAGGAAGCAACTCGCCACCAAG GCGGCGAGGAAATCGGCGCCGACCACGGGAGGAGTCAAGAAGCCTCACCGTTACCGTCCCGGAACCGTCGCTCTCCG TGAGATTCGTAAGTACCAGAAGAGCACTGAGTTGTTGATCCGTAAGCTTCCGTTTCAGCGTCTCGTTCGTGAGATCGCCCAGGATTTCAAG ACAGACCTGAGGTTCCAGAGCCACGCAGTGTTGGCGCTTCAGGAAGCTGCGGAGGCTTATCTGGTGGGTTTGTTCGAAGACACGAATCTCTGTGCCATTCACGCCAAGAGAGTCACCATCATGCCTAAAGATATTCAATTGGCTAGGCGTATTCGTGGAGAGCGTGCTTAG